A DNA window from Camelina sativa cultivar DH55 chromosome 17, Cs, whole genome shotgun sequence contains the following coding sequences:
- the LOC104756220 gene encoding photosynthetic NDH subunit of subcomplex B 4, chloroplastic isoform X2 — protein MAEAFTSSTFTNLHIPSSSNHSRKVNEKREKNLMIRGSLCVRKALPHDLPLMAVMVQQIEGMRDIITEKHVWHLSDKAIKNVYMFYIMFTCWGCLYFGSAKDPFYDSEEYRGDGGDGTGYWVYETQEDIEEKARAELWREELIEEIEQKVDGIRELEEAVTK, from the exons ATGGCTGAAGCTTTCACAAGTTCCACCTTCACTAACCTTCACATCCCTTCTTCCTCCAACCACTCG aggAAAGTCAATGAGAAGAGGGAAAAGAATCTGATGATAAGAGGAAGCTTATGTGTAAGAAAGGCATTGCCACATGATTTGCCATTAATGGCTGTGATGGTTCAACAAATTGAAGGGATGCGTGATATCATTACTGAGAAGCACGTGTGGCATCTTAGTGATAAAGCCATCAAGAATGTCT ATATGTTCTATATCATGTTCACTTGTTGGGGATGTTTGTACTTCGGTTCCGCAAAA GATCCATTCTATGACTCGGAGGAGTACCGTGGAGATGGAGGTGATGGAACTGGTTATTGGGTCTACGAAACT CAAGAAGATATAGAAGAGAAAGCAAGAGCAGAACTATGGCGTGAAGAACTTATTGAAGAAATTGAACAGAAGGTTGATGGCATAAGAGAGCTAGAAGAAGCTGTTACTAAGTAG
- the LOC104756220 gene encoding photosynthetic NDH subunit of subcomplex B 4, chloroplastic isoform X1 translates to MAEAFTSSTFTNLHIPSSSNHSPKQISGPIHGYWLSRKVNEKREKNLMIRGSLCVRKALPHDLPLMAVMVQQIEGMRDIITEKHVWHLSDKAIKNVYMFYIMFTCWGCLYFGSAKDPFYDSEEYRGDGGDGTGYWVYETQEDIEEKARAELWREELIEEIEQKVDGIRELEEAVTK, encoded by the exons ATGGCTGAAGCTTTCACAAGTTCCACCTTCACTAACCTTCACATCCCTTCTTCCTCCAACCACTCG CCTAAGCAGATTTCAGGACCAATTCATGGATATTGGCTATCT aggAAAGTCAATGAGAAGAGGGAAAAGAATCTGATGATAAGAGGAAGCTTATGTGTAAGAAAGGCATTGCCACATGATTTGCCATTAATGGCTGTGATGGTTCAACAAATTGAAGGGATGCGTGATATCATTACTGAGAAGCACGTGTGGCATCTTAGTGATAAAGCCATCAAGAATGTCT ATATGTTCTATATCATGTTCACTTGTTGGGGATGTTTGTACTTCGGTTCCGCAAAA GATCCATTCTATGACTCGGAGGAGTACCGTGGAGATGGAGGTGATGGAACTGGTTATTGGGTCTACGAAACT CAAGAAGATATAGAAGAGAAAGCAAGAGCAGAACTATGGCGTGAAGAACTTATTGAAGAAATTGAACAGAAGGTTGATGGCATAAGAGAGCTAGAAGAAGCTGTTACTAAGTAG